A genomic window from Gossypium hirsutum isolate 1008001.06 chromosome D10, Gossypium_hirsutum_v2.1, whole genome shotgun sequence includes:
- the LOC107916294 gene encoding adenine/guanine permease AZG1, with amino-acid sequence MVMDHHSPPKNFLTRLNSAVANSRVGKRFKLAERNSTFTTELRAGTATFLTMAYILAVNASILSDSGGPCGVSDCLPLCSDPSVPLSNCTGSTLRIIQPDSSCKFDPVNPGYSSCLETVRKDLIVATVASSLIGCLIMGTFANLPLALAPGMGANAYFAYTVVGFHGSGNVPYESALAAVFLEGLIFLFISAIGFRAKLAKLVPKPVRISSSAGIGLFLAFIGLQNNQGIGLIGYNPSTLVTLGGCPSSSRVSVAPVLAAVNGTVTLIPGGTVSGDILCLRDRMENPTLWLGIVGFVIIAYCLVKNIKGAMIYGIVFVTAVSWFRNTRVAAFPNTDAGNSAYEYFKKVVDVHLIETTAGALSFKNLGKGYFWEALVTFLYVDILDTTGTLYSMARFAGFTDQNGDFEGQYFAFMSDATSIVVGSLLGTSPVTAFIESSTGIREGGRTGLTALTVAGYFFLAFFFTPLLASIPAWAVGPPLILVGVLMMRAVVEIEWEDMRQAIPAFVTLIMMPLTYSIAYGLIGGIGTYIVLHAGDWAAELMVRKGVVKRRGNAVNGAHEAATGGGSVKAVEVDHV; translated from the coding sequence ATGGTTATGGATCATCATTCACCACCCAAAAACTTCTTAACTCGACTCAATTCAGCCGTAGCCAATAGCCGGGTGGGGAAACGTTTCAAACTAGCGGAAAGGAACTCTACTTTCACCACCGAGTTACGTGCCGGCACCGCTACTTTCCTCACCATGGCTTACATCTTAGCCGTCAACGCTTCCATCCTCTCCGACTCGGGCGGCCCTTGCGGCGTCTCAGATTGTCTTCCTTTGTGTTCCGACCCTTCCGTTCCGTTATCCAACTGCACCGGGTCGACTCTCCGAATCATCCAGCCCGATTCGTCATGCAAATTCGACCCGGTCAACCCGGGTTACTCTTCGTGCTTGGAAACAGTACGCAAGGATCTCATAGTCGCCACCGTTGCTTCTTCTCTTATTGGCTGTTTAATTATGGGTACTTTCGCGAATTTACCCCTCGCTTTGGCTCCAGGTATGGGGGCAAATGCGTATTTTGCCTATACCGTTGTCGGGTTTCACGGGTCGGGTAATGTCCCATATGAAAGTGCTTTAGCGGCAGTTTTTCTAGAAGGCTTAATTTTTCTGTTCATTTCAGCAATTGGGTTCCGGGCCAAGTTAGCTAAGTTGGTACCTAAACCGGTTCGGATCAGTTCTTCCGCGGGTATCGGACTTTTTCTCGCCTTTATCGGGTTACAAAATAACCAAGGAATCGGGTTAATCGGGTATAATCCGTCGACCCTTGTGACTCTAGGCGGGTGCCCAAGTTCATCTCGGGTTTCAGTCGCCCCTGTTTTAGCGGCGGTTAACGGAACCGTCACTCTGATACCCGGCGGCACCGTCTCCGGTGATATATTATGTTTACGTGACAGAATGGAGAATCCCACATTATGGCTTGGAATCGTGGGGTTTGTGATCATAGCATATTGTTTGGTGAAAAATATAAAAGGTGCTATGATTTATGGTATAGTATTCGTGACGGCCGTGTCTTGGTTTCGTAACACTAGGGTGGCGGCTTTTCCGAACACCGACGCCGGGAATTCTGCTTACGAGTATTTCAAGAAAGTCGTCGACGTCCATTTAATCGAAACCACAGCTGGGGCtttgagttttaaaaatttaggtaAAGGCTACTTTTGGGAGGCTTTGGTCACCTTTTTATACGTTGACATATTGGATACAACCGGTACATTGTATTCCATGGCGAGATTCGCCGGTTTCACCGACCAAAACGGCGATTTCGAGGGCCAATATTTCGCTTTCATGTCGGATGCAACGTCGATCGTGGTGGGATCATTGCTGGGGACATCCCCAGTGACGGCATTCATCGAATCATCGACGGGGATACGAGAAGGTGGACGGACGGGATTAACGGCGTTGACGGTGGCGGGTTACTTTTTCCTGGCATTTTTCTTCACGCCGTTGTTGGCGTCGATACCGGCGTGGGCGGTGGGGCCGCCGTTGATATTGGTGGGAGTGTTGATGATGAGGGCGGTGGTGGAGATAGAGTGGGAGGACATGAGGCAGGCAATCCCTGCATTTGTGACATTGATAATGATGCCGTTGACATATTCGATAGCATATGGATTAATAGGTGGGATCGGAACATACATAGTGCTGCACGCAGGGGATTGGGCGGCGGAACTAATGGTGAGAAAAGGGGTGGTGAAAAGGAGAGGGAATGCGGTCAACGGAGCACATGAGGCAGCAACTGGGGGCGGAAGTGTGAAAGCAGTTGAAGTGGATCATGTCTAG